ATGATGAAAACTATTTACATTGCATCACAATATTTGGCGATGGAATTATAGGGTGAAGGCATTATTTATGTCAAATCCATGTgacacatttttttaaaatatgggtAACGCTTATATACTCAATCTTGTCATAGTGTTTTTACGCACCACTTTTGTGCTTGGCCAGCCttttgaaatatgtgtatgtCGTTTATCATGTGTcattaatatttcaaaataaaagaaaatactaaaaattataaaagccCTTGTATGTCTTCTGTATGTTGTTAAACTCGTGTCTAACctaattttaagaattttattttgtctaaatttttatccaaataaaAAGTCCAATGCATCTTAAATATTAAGTTGGGATGATTAGACATGCTTAGACCATCTCCAATTCAACATTAAATTTTACATCAAATTCTATATTTGATGTAAAATTTGATGTGTTGGTGTACCAAATTTACACTAAATTTGGTGTGTGAATAGTGTTACACTGAATTCTATATTTGATGTAAAATTTGGTGTACCAAATTTGGTGTGTGAATAGTGTTGcaccaaaattttattttattgtacaatacttttaattaaacatttcattatttttatgtaaataatattgattttagattaaaaagttaatttttttattaattatttttctatacatgactttttaaaaattaaatttatgttaattctactataaattttaatttgatataattaaaattagccttcacaaaaattaaatatgcaaaaatataaattggtggACAAATAATACAATGTACTTTAGAATTATCGAAACAATAAACATTCAACAAACTAGTAATTGACATACAtcaaaattgaaatataaaatacataataattttaaagaatacaacaaaacataataatttacaaaaattacaacaacaacttaATTATTTCTAGATCCaccaatattattaaaatatggaTTGTATGGAGCCAAAAATTGTTATATCTATCGTTGCGGCTGCTGAAattgttgatttcttttttccatTATTCGAATTTGTTCTTGCCGAACAAATTCACAAACATTTGGGTCAGCAATATCAttcaaattcataaatataattttattttcttctttatattcttttaattttaaagcTCTATCTTTCAACTCCCTGTCTAACTTCTTCTCTGAATTTGCATTTACCAACATCTCAACAAGCCGATCATTTTGTAATCCGATACTTTTTGAAGCAAATAAAAAACCATCATCaacttttttcttcattttgacttttttcACCCCACTAAGTCGTTGTGATAATGTAGAATTACCTGTAATATCCTCATTTAAATGTAATGAAAAAGTTGATAAATTAAGAGATAATATTATAGGTGAATCAGGAGCAGGAGTCTCAGACTCCGATGATATAAAAAAAGAGCCTTGATTTCGAACTTttttatctttaaatttttcaaaatccTTCATCATTTCCCATACATGATCAAATTTAAAGCCTTTCTTATAATTTGGATCTTGTCGGAATAAACTTTTTGCTTGCTGAATCtgcataaaaaaaatgaaggcaagttataaataaataaataaatatttacaaataaagaacaattaattataaaataaatactcACATTTTCCACTTGTGTAATACAACCATTTAATTTTCTAATGGCTCTCTCAATGAGTTGAATTCGACAATGGACAGATCTTT
This sequence is a window from Solanum dulcamara chromosome 10, daSolDulc1.2, whole genome shotgun sequence. Protein-coding genes within it:
- the LOC129871328 gene encoding uncharacterized protein LOC129871328 yields the protein MTIRTAGYSINEDIQLCQIYIEICQNVQQKGDHFWGRVEESYNNAKEDSWEYRNKRSVHCRIQLIERAIRKLNGCITQVENIQQAKSLFRQDPNYKKGFKFDHVWEMMKDFEKFKDKKVRNQGSFFISSESETPAPDSPIILSLNLSTFSLHLNEDITGNSTLSQRLSGVKKVKMKKKVDDGFLFASKSIGLQNDRLVEMLVNANSEKKLDRELKDRALKLKEYKEENKIIFMNLNDIADPNVCEFVRQEQIRIMEKRNQQFQQPQR